One Tolypothrix bouteillei VB521301 DNA window includes the following coding sequences:
- a CDS encoding glycosyltransferase family 4 protein: MRIAQVAPLWERVPPPAYGGVELVVGLLTDELVRRGHEVTLFASGDSISLANLVSVHPQALRLDKKVKEYNVYETLQLSRVYEMAEEFDVIHSHMGYGVIPYANLVKTPTVHTLHGIFTPDNEKMYRYGKKQPYVSISDAQREPRLGLNYAATVYNGIDVSSYKFYPQPDEEPYLAFLGRISPEKGPHHAIEIAKRTGWRLKMAGKVDVVDVEYYEREIKPLIDGKQIQYLGEANHEQKNVLMGGAVATLFPITWREPFGLVMIESMASGTPVIAMKLGSTKEVIAHGKTGFLCNTVEECVAAVDKVAELDRAGCREYVFKRFSYQAMTDGYEAVYRQILADRFAQSVGQFRKSVIASNGRV, from the coding sequence GTGCGGATTGCTCAGGTTGCTCCATTATGGGAGAGAGTACCGCCCCCAGCTTATGGTGGCGTAGAGTTAGTAGTGGGGTTACTGACTGATGAATTAGTCCGTCGCGGACACGAAGTAACCCTTTTTGCATCGGGAGATTCTATCAGTCTGGCAAACCTTGTCTCGGTTCACCCCCAAGCCCTTAGACTTGATAAGAAAGTAAAGGAGTATAACGTTTACGAAACGTTGCAACTCAGCCGGGTGTATGAAATGGCGGAAGAATTTGACGTTATTCACTCTCATATGGGTTATGGAGTGATCCCCTATGCCAATCTGGTAAAAACCCCCACCGTTCATACATTGCACGGTATTTTTACCCCTGATAATGAAAAGATGTATAGGTATGGGAAAAAGCAACCATACGTTAGTATTTCCGATGCACAGAGGGAACCAAGGCTGGGGTTGAACTATGCGGCAACGGTTTACAACGGTATTGATGTCAGCAGTTATAAATTCTATCCCCAACCAGATGAAGAGCCGTATTTAGCCTTCCTAGGTCGTATATCTCCTGAAAAAGGACCGCATCATGCAATAGAGATAGCCAAGAGAACGGGTTGGCGTTTGAAGATGGCCGGTAAAGTAGATGTCGTTGATGTAGAGTATTACGAAAGGGAAATTAAACCTCTTATCGATGGCAAACAGATTCAGTATTTGGGTGAAGCTAACCACGAGCAAAAGAATGTATTGATGGGCGGTGCGGTTGCAACTTTGTTCCCCATTACCTGGCGAGAACCATTTGGGTTAGTGATGATTGAATCAATGGCATCTGGTACTCCAGTGATTGCTATGAAACTGGGATCTACAAAAGAGGTGATTGCCCACGGAAAGACAGGGTTCCTTTGCAACACTGTAGAGGAGTGTGTAGCTGCTGTTGACAAGGTTGCTGAATTAGACCGGGCTGGTTGTCGGGAATATGTTTTTAAGCGTTTTAGCTATCAAGCAATGACTGATGGTTATGAAGCGGTTTACAGACAAATCCTAGCAGATCGCTTTGCTCAAAGTGTAGGGCAATTCCGTAAGTCTGTTATTGCCAGTAACGGTCGCGTTTAA
- a CDS encoding WcaF family extracellular polysaccharide biosynthesis acetyltransferase produces the protein MRLDNYTLGAYTPGAPFWKQLLWYFLGSPLVQSYWLPVSSFKVWMLRLFGATIGQAVRIKPGVRVKFPWRLTVGDHVWIGEDSWLDNIAPIAIQSHVCLSQGVYLCTGNHDWKHPDFQLIAAPIYIEESSWIAAKAVVGPGVTIGAGAVLTLGGVTGHSLEPMTIYAGNPAQPLKKRIIKEQEVVC, from the coding sequence ATGCGTTTAGATAATTATACTTTAGGAGCATATACTCCAGGTGCTCCCTTTTGGAAACAACTGTTGTGGTATTTCCTGGGATCGCCTTTAGTACAAAGTTATTGGCTACCCGTGTCTTCTTTCAAGGTTTGGATGCTGCGCTTATTTGGTGCAACGATTGGTCAAGCAGTCCGTATCAAACCTGGGGTGCGGGTCAAGTTTCCTTGGCGGTTGACAGTTGGCGATCACGTTTGGATTGGTGAAGATTCTTGGTTAGATAACATTGCCCCGATTGCCATACAGAGCCATGTTTGTTTGTCACAAGGCGTATACCTATGTACGGGAAATCATGACTGGAAGCATCCTGATTTTCAGTTAATTGCTGCACCAATTTACATAGAAGAAAGTAGTTGGATTGCAGCAAAAGCAGTTGTTGGTCCTGGCGTTACTATAGGAGCAGGAGCAGTGCTGACATTAGGCGGAGTGACAGGGCATTCATTAGAACCAATGACTATTTACGCAGGTAATCCAGCTCAACCGCTTAAAAAAAGAATAATCAAAGAACAAGAAGTAGTGTGCTAA
- a CDS encoding YdcF family protein, with the protein MKQLQSYLKKYWFFTVVGLFIVLLSIIPIRLAITSYQNPFPQAIFTLGGGIDREKFTAQFAQYFPNLEIWVSSGTNKDQAKSVFQAFGISNQRLHLDYRAVDTVTNFTSLVSDFKQRQIQHLYLITSDFHMPRAKVIATLVLGSQGITFTPLSVPSNRPKEPLMNILRDCCRSLLWILTGRTGASLNSYVIYSSYAFR; encoded by the coding sequence GTGAAGCAATTACAGAGCTATCTCAAAAAATATTGGTTTTTTACTGTAGTAGGTCTGTTCATTGTTCTCCTAAGTATTATTCCCATACGTTTAGCGATCACCTCCTATCAAAATCCATTTCCACAAGCCATATTTACTCTTGGTGGGGGTATAGATAGAGAAAAATTCACAGCTCAATTTGCACAATACTTTCCTAATCTAGAAATTTGGGTTTCTAGTGGCACAAATAAAGACCAAGCTAAATCTGTTTTCCAAGCGTTTGGTATTTCAAATCAACGCCTTCATTTAGACTACCGCGCCGTTGACACGGTTACCAACTTCACTAGTCTTGTATCTGATTTTAAACAACGCCAGATACAACACCTGTACTTAATTACCTCTGACTTTCATATGCCACGAGCAAAAGTAATAGCTACCTTAGTTCTGGGCAGTCAAGGCATTACTTTTACCCCTCTTTCCGTTCCCTCCAATCGACCTAAAGAACCTCTCATGAATATTCTCCGCGATTGTTGTCGCTCACTCCTTTGGATTTTGACAGGTCGCACAGGAGCAAGCCTCAATTCTTATGTTATTTATTCGTCATATGCGTTTAGATAA
- a CDS encoding glycosyltransferase family 2 protein → MEQVTPLLLTYNEAPNIARVLKNLSWANNIIVIDSYSTDGTLEILASYPQVQVFKRKFDTHASQWNYGLEKVTTEWVLSLDADYIVTDELFQEIQSIPLNTFIDGYFVRFKYCVFGKPLHSALLPPRQVLFKKNKAKYIDDGHTQLLRVEGQSSYLSGYIYHDDRKSLSRWLWAQDRYMVIEAQKLTETPNNQLSLGDRIRKQKILAPLIILFYCLILKRGIFDGWHGWYYAFQRVLAEVLLSIHLIEYEKMQKQNMETFVLKTLS, encoded by the coding sequence ATGGAACAAGTTACACCTCTTTTGCTTACATATAATGAAGCGCCCAATATCGCTCGCGTGCTCAAGAACCTTTCTTGGGCAAACAATATTATTGTTATTGACAGCTACAGTACCGATGGAACTCTGGAAATTTTAGCCTCCTATCCACAGGTTCAGGTTTTTAAGCGAAAATTTGATACCCATGCATCGCAATGGAATTATGGTTTAGAAAAAGTTACAACTGAATGGGTACTCTCTTTGGATGCAGACTACATAGTGACCGATGAGCTTTTTCAAGAAATTCAATCGATACCTTTAAATACCTTCATAGATGGTTACTTTGTTCGATTTAAATACTGTGTATTTGGCAAACCATTACATAGCGCTTTATTACCACCCCGCCAAGTTCTTTTCAAAAAAAATAAAGCAAAATATATTGATGATGGACATACTCAGCTGTTACGCGTAGAAGGTCAGTCTAGTTATCTTTCTGGTTATATTTACCATGACGATCGCAAGTCTCTAAGCCGTTGGCTATGGGCTCAAGATCGCTACATGGTGATTGAGGCACAAAAGTTAACAGAAACTCCTAATAATCAACTTAGTTTGGGAGATCGCATTCGCAAACAAAAAATTCTAGCTCCTTTGATTATCTTGTTCTACTGCCTCATCTTAAAAAGAGGTATTTTCGATGGATGGCATGGATGGTACTATGCCTTTCAAAGAGTTTTGGCAGAAGTTTTACTTTCTATTCACTTAATTGAATATGAAAAAATGCAAAAGCAGAATATGGAGACCTTTGTGTTAAAAACGCTGAGTTAA
- a CDS encoding glycosyltransferase, which produces MKVLHVIPSVAPVRGGPSLAVIEMVTALRDMGIDAEIATTNDNGRDLLDVSLGECTEYHGVPIWFFSRFSPNSHAVREFAFSHQLTAWLWQKIHQYDLLHIHAIFSYPSTVTMAIARQKQVPYIVRPLGQLCHWSLQQSARKKQIYLKLIEIANLKGSQALHLTSKQEEQEVSLLSLNTPSFILPHGLSIPPAIPDARQRLRQELNVLADEPIILFLSRFHPKKGLDYLIPALGKLADRRFTFVMAGNGLPEYEKYVESLLFSHGIRTHTHITGFVEGERKNILMQGADLFALTSHSENFGVAVLEALAVGLPVLVTPGVALAGLVKEERLGYVPELDITAISSLLKRALEHPQEAKSMGEYARKLVLEKYTWRNISNHLIEIYNKIIKHYELFLMQ; this is translated from the coding sequence ATGAAAGTCCTTCACGTGATTCCCTCTGTTGCTCCAGTCCGGGGCGGTCCGAGTCTTGCAGTCATAGAAATGGTCACAGCACTGCGCGATATGGGTATTGATGCTGAAATAGCCACCACAAATGATAACGGACGAGATTTACTAGATGTATCTCTTGGAGAATGCACTGAGTACCATGGAGTGCCAATTTGGTTCTTTTCTCGATTTTCCCCTAACTCCCATGCTGTACGTGAGTTTGCTTTTTCCCATCAATTAACTGCTTGGTTATGGCAAAAAATTCATCAATATGACCTGTTACACATCCATGCTATCTTTTCTTATCCTTCTACAGTAACGATGGCGATTGCCCGTCAAAAACAAGTTCCTTATATAGTTCGTCCTTTAGGTCAATTGTGCCATTGGTCTCTCCAGCAAAGCGCTCGCAAAAAGCAGATTTATCTCAAGCTTATAGAAATAGCTAATCTTAAGGGTAGCCAAGCCCTTCACCTGACCTCCAAACAAGAAGAGCAAGAAGTTTCTCTATTAAGTTTAAATACCCCCAGTTTTATCTTGCCTCATGGTTTGTCCATCCCGCCCGCAATCCCTGATGCTCGTCAGCGCTTGCGCCAGGAGCTAAATGTTCTGGCAGATGAACCCATCATCTTGTTTTTGTCACGTTTCCATCCTAAAAAAGGTTTGGATTATCTAATTCCAGCACTAGGGAAACTAGCCGATCGTCGCTTTACCTTTGTTATGGCGGGTAATGGCTTGCCAGAGTATGAAAAATACGTAGAATCACTGCTTTTTTCTCATGGCATTCGCACTCATACGCATATTACCGGATTTGTTGAAGGAGAAAGAAAGAATATATTAATGCAGGGAGCAGACCTGTTTGCTCTCACGTCCCACTCAGAAAATTTTGGAGTCGCAGTTTTAGAAGCCCTTGCTGTTGGTCTTCCCGTGCTGGTGACTCCTGGTGTTGCTTTAGCTGGTTTGGTGAAAGAGGAGCGTTTGGGTTATGTTCCAGAACTGGATATAACTGCGATCTCATCTCTTTTAAAACGAGCTTTAGAACATCCTCAAGAAGCAAAGAGTATGGGTGAATATGCCAGGAAACTAGTTTTAGAGAAATATACTTGGAGGAATATATCTAATCATCTTATAGAGATTTACAACAAGATTATCAAACATTATGAGTTGTTTTTAATGCAATAG
- the asnB gene encoding asparagine synthase (glutamine-hydrolyzing): protein MCGISGILTADRYQDALETVIRRMQIAIQHRGPDDAGLYISTNRQAALAHTRLSILDLSPAGHQPMSASDGRYWITFNGEIYNFRQLRQNLISQGEQFYSQTDTEVILRLYQRMGHNCVKYLRGMFAFAIWDNLEKTCFLARDPLGIKPLYYWQSGSTLIFASELRAVLASSLPTVNMSKSGLYGYLVTGSVPEPHTLIEDIYCLPAGHWLYWQSTGVKKEQYWQINFTPEQISPQEAQEKTHAALVDSIEHHFISDVPVGIFLSGGIDSTTVLALASQTQKEQLSTYSIAFEETQWNEGEIAKQIAKEFGAKHTEYKVTASAAKELLPKFLDAIDQPSIDGFNTFCVSKVARESGTKVVLSGLGGDELFAGYQSFVKIPQMVAKSKQLKAIPMLATSAGTALAHWGVPPKIKRLGDFLRGSPSSSTAYRSFRGIFSHTEACTLAHQYVESPPTSFHWENYLNNQQLTFTLEDEVSFLELSCYMRNQLLRDSDVMSMAWGLELRVPLVDSSLLEAVAPIPSNLRLAFGKKLLIAAVPNLPDWVVNRPKRGFFFPYEQWMAGEWRDYFSNITASNDIPLKPWYRRWSLAVLKYWWEQVTK, encoded by the coding sequence ATGTGTGGCATCTCAGGAATTCTTACTGCCGATCGGTATCAGGATGCCTTGGAAACAGTTATTCGGCGGATGCAGATAGCGATCCAACATCGCGGACCTGATGATGCTGGTCTTTATATTTCAACTAATAGACAAGCTGCTCTTGCTCATACTCGTTTGTCAATTCTTGACCTCAGTCCAGCAGGGCACCAGCCCATGTCCGCATCTGATGGACGGTACTGGATTACCTTTAATGGTGAGATTTATAATTTTCGACAACTTCGGCAAAATCTCATCTCCCAAGGAGAGCAGTTTTATTCACAAACAGACACAGAAGTTATTCTTAGGCTGTACCAGAGAATGGGGCATAACTGTGTCAAGTATTTACGGGGGATGTTTGCTTTTGCTATCTGGGATAACCTGGAGAAAACCTGTTTTTTAGCTCGTGACCCTCTGGGAATCAAACCGTTATATTATTGGCAATCTGGTTCAACTCTGATTTTTGCTTCAGAACTCAGAGCTGTTCTTGCCTCTAGTTTACCGACTGTTAACATGAGTAAGTCGGGATTATATGGTTACTTGGTAACTGGTTCGGTGCCAGAACCACACACTCTTATAGAAGATATTTACTGTTTGCCAGCCGGTCATTGGTTGTATTGGCAGTCTACTGGAGTAAAGAAAGAGCAGTATTGGCAAATTAACTTCACCCCCGAACAAATTTCACCACAAGAAGCCCAAGAAAAAACTCATGCTGCTCTGGTTGACTCGATTGAACATCACTTTATCAGTGATGTACCTGTAGGAATTTTTTTAAGTGGTGGTATTGACTCAACAACTGTTCTTGCCCTAGCAAGCCAGACACAAAAAGAACAATTAAGTACTTACTCTATCGCTTTTGAAGAAACGCAGTGGAATGAAGGGGAGATTGCCAAACAAATTGCTAAAGAGTTTGGTGCAAAGCACACGGAATATAAAGTCACAGCATCAGCGGCTAAAGAGTTACTACCTAAATTTTTAGACGCGATCGATCAACCAAGTATCGATGGTTTTAATACTTTCTGCGTATCAAAAGTAGCTCGTGAAAGTGGTACTAAAGTTGTACTATCAGGGCTGGGAGGAGATGAATTATTTGCAGGATACCAATCTTTTGTAAAAATTCCACAAATGGTAGCAAAAAGCAAACAGTTGAAAGCAATTCCCATGCTTGCTACCAGCGCAGGGACGGCTTTGGCTCATTGGGGTGTGCCACCAAAAATAAAGCGATTGGGCGATTTTCTTCGGGGTTCTCCCAGTTCATCTACAGCGTATCGAAGCTTTCGAGGAATTTTCTCTCATACAGAAGCTTGTACACTTGCCCATCAATACGTTGAATCTCCTCCAACTTCCTTTCATTGGGAAAACTATCTAAATAATCAGCAACTAACTTTCACCCTAGAAGATGAAGTTAGTTTTTTAGAACTGAGTTGTTATATGCGGAATCAATTACTCCGTGACAGCGATGTTATGAGTATGGCTTGGGGACTAGAATTGCGGGTTCCTCTGGTTGATAGCAGCTTGTTAGAAGCAGTTGCGCCCATCCCTAGTAATCTTCGTTTAGCCTTTGGAAAAAAATTATTGATTGCAGCCGTCCCTAATTTACCTGATTGGGTTGTGAATCGTCCCAAACGAGGCTTTTTCTTTCCCTACGAGCAGTGGATGGCAGGTGAATGGCGAGATTACTTTAGCAATATCACTGCCTCAAATGATATACCCCTCAAACCCTGGTATCGCCGATGGAGTTTGGCAGTTCTTAAGTATTGGTGGGAGCAGGTAACAAAATGA
- a CDS encoding glycosyltransferase, producing the protein MYSTQNQFHCHLWLPDLFDSTGGIQRYSSFCVRAFQSVYPDFNYDIFIKHDIHLPLVSPYLRFHGSGHLPLSLRTPAFAAQLLGFGLWQRPNLIFSTHLNFSVAAYQLKQVTNIPYCTIAHGIEAWDIKSSSIKTALHHADLILAVSNYTRDRLLKEQNLDPHKVALLPNTFDASRFKPASKPAYLLAQYKLTPQQPVILTVARLAKGEQYKGYDKVLQALPLIRKVIPDIHYIIIGKGDDRSRIEQIIAQLELQGCVTLAGFVPDEHLCDYYNLCDVYAMPSKGEGFGIVYLEALACGKPVLAGNQDGAIDALCHGELGALVNPEDIGEITQALLKILRYVYPNPLIYQPEALRQKVITTFGFERFQQNLANLMGEHFKLMTRR; encoded by the coding sequence ATGTATTCAACTCAAAATCAATTTCACTGTCATCTGTGGTTACCTGACTTATTTGACTCTACAGGGGGCATCCAACGTTATTCTTCTTTTTGTGTTCGGGCTTTTCAAAGCGTATATCCTGACTTTAATTACGATATTTTTATCAAGCACGATATTCACTTACCTCTTGTTTCTCCTTATTTACGCTTTCATGGGTCTGGGCATTTGCCTTTGTCTCTACGTACCCCTGCTTTTGCTGCTCAATTGCTTGGGTTTGGTCTTTGGCAAAGGCCAAACCTTATTTTTTCTACTCATCTCAACTTTAGTGTTGCTGCTTATCAATTAAAACAAGTTACTAACATTCCGTACTGCACTATTGCTCACGGGATCGAAGCTTGGGATATAAAAAGCTCTTCTATAAAAACTGCTCTACATCATGCAGACCTTATCTTAGCAGTGAGCAACTACACACGCGATCGCCTTCTCAAAGAACAAAATCTCGATCCCCACAAAGTTGCTCTCCTACCAAATACGTTTGATGCAAGTCGCTTCAAACCTGCATCTAAACCTGCTTATTTACTAGCGCAATATAAACTTACCCCGCAACAGCCAGTCATACTGACTGTTGCAAGACTAGCAAAAGGAGAACAGTACAAAGGATACGACAAAGTTCTGCAAGCTCTTCCACTTATTCGCAAAGTCATTCCCGATATTCACTACATCATTATTGGTAAGGGAGATGACAGATCTAGAATTGAGCAAATCATTGCTCAACTTGAACTGCAAGGTTGTGTGACTCTAGCTGGTTTTGTACCTGATGAGCATTTGTGCGATTACTACAACCTTTGCGATGTTTATGCCATGCCCAGCAAAGGAGAAGGGTTTGGCATTGTCTATCTAGAAGCATTAGCTTGCGGCAAACCCGTCCTAGCAGGTAACCAAGATGGGGCGATTGATGCACTTTGCCATGGCGAACTGGGAGCACTTGTTAATCCAGAAGATATCGGAGAAATTACGCAAGCGTTGCTCAAAATTTTACGCTATGTTTATCCCAATCCTTTAATTTATCAGCCTGAAGCTTTACGCCAGAAAGTAATTACTACCTTTGGGTTTGAGCGTTTTCAACAGAATCTTGCAAATCTTATGGGTGAGCATTTCAAGTTAATGACAAGGAGATAA
- a CDS encoding glycosyltransferase family 2 protein, protein MTQFSILIPSYNSENTIGETLESIQIQDSQLNKIYAIYLADDCSTDETIEVAIKTWKSQIPLLVLKGEKNLGERGNVNRALEVIKNSTEWVLILHSDDIAKHNWLETIALRIETCSEKVATICSSWDNLMPDGSVEVGEDNPNRQIEVIEGNDKSVKSTLLRGCWWHISGCAIRIKAFESLEGFNPKLPQLGDWEWLLRCLSNEWYVEYIPRTLILYRQHQTSVSSQSFQTNQDIKEFLKIVPNYAIFLNRNELIYIYLLRVNYVLKRALKSLITFKIKRLLSSLQVFVLLIKNSCLTAFSARCYQNGSKLSISTSISHSKSSH, encoded by the coding sequence ATGACACAATTTTCTATTCTGATACCATCTTATAATAGCGAAAATACTATTGGTGAAACTTTGGAGTCAATTCAGATTCAAGACAGCCAATTAAACAAAATTTATGCTATTTATCTTGCTGATGACTGCTCAACAGACGAAACAATTGAAGTAGCTATAAAAACTTGGAAGTCACAAATTCCATTATTAGTATTAAAAGGAGAAAAAAACCTTGGTGAGAGAGGAAACGTTAATCGTGCTCTTGAAGTTATTAAAAATTCTACTGAATGGGTTTTAATATTACACTCAGATGACATTGCAAAGCACAATTGGTTAGAGACAATCGCATTGCGAATAGAAACTTGTTCAGAGAAAGTAGCTACCATTTGCTCAAGTTGGGACAATTTAATGCCTGATGGATCTGTTGAAGTAGGAGAAGACAATCCTAATAGGCAAATTGAAGTGATTGAAGGTAATGATAAATCCGTTAAAAGTACGTTACTGAGAGGATGTTGGTGGCATATCTCAGGTTGTGCAATACGAATAAAGGCTTTTGAATCACTAGAAGGTTTTAATCCAAAACTTCCTCAATTGGGTGATTGGGAATGGCTATTGCGTTGTCTGAGTAATGAATGGTATGTAGAATATATACCTAGGACACTTATCTTATACAGACAACATCAAACAAGTGTTTCTTCTCAATCTTTCCAGACTAATCAAGACATCAAAGAATTTTTGAAAATTGTACCTAATTATGCAATTTTCTTAAATCGAAATGAATTAATTTATATTTATCTATTAAGAGTAAATTACGTATTAAAGAGAGCTTTAAAATCTTTAATTACATTTAAGATTAAAAGATTACTATCATCTTTACAAGTCTTTGTCCTGTTAATTAAAAATAGTTGCTTAACTGCGTTTTCAGCGAGATGTTATCAGAACGGCTCTAAATTATCGATAAGTACTTCTATATCACACTCAAAATCATCGCATTGA
- a CDS encoding class I SAM-dependent methyltransferase, which yields MTFLSKRSNSAYLSSIESSNKDTLVQFQHQMSNYYLKSPYHSNWIKGINASWQKETHGAQITMCELIPENANVLEVGCGDGSAAQELAIRIKGIKYTGVDLSSDMWQERKDFNFIAARAEQLPFPSASFDVVFSMFVIEHLVFPNVFLDEAWRVLKPGGSLITIAPNFDVNAMPSEHMGFSYGSGKIKLTQGKLLDAILTFYDSRIRLPQVRLKRRKQIQGGAISFPIFIKPRCLELPDFTPDCDAIYPVMIEELINYLHKRNDYYESEIFYRNNSVFGLRLSKN from the coding sequence ATGACTTTCTTAAGCAAAAGATCGAATAGTGCATACTTATCATCTATTGAATCATCCAACAAAGATACTTTAGTACAGTTTCAACATCAAATGTCCAATTACTATTTAAAATCTCCTTATCATAGCAATTGGATTAAGGGTATCAATGCCTCCTGGCAAAAAGAAACACATGGTGCTCAAATCACTATGTGTGAGTTAATCCCAGAAAACGCCAATGTGTTGGAAGTTGGTTGTGGAGATGGTAGTGCGGCTCAAGAACTTGCTATTCGTATCAAAGGTATTAAATATACAGGCGTTGATTTAAGCTCGGATATGTGGCAAGAGAGAAAAGATTTTAATTTTATTGCTGCTCGGGCAGAACAACTGCCATTTCCATCAGCTTCATTTGATGTTGTTTTTTCTATGTTTGTAATTGAGCATCTTGTGTTTCCAAATGTTTTTTTGGATGAAGCATGGCGAGTTTTAAAACCAGGTGGAAGTTTAATTACCATAGCACCAAATTTTGATGTAAATGCTATGCCTTCAGAACATATGGGTTTTAGTTATGGTTCTGGAAAAATTAAACTAACACAAGGCAAACTACTTGACGCAATATTAACTTTTTATGATAGTCGTATTCGATTGCCACAAGTACGTTTAAAGCGTAGAAAGCAAATACAAGGAGGAGCTATATCCTTTCCTATCTTCATAAAACCACGCTGTTTAGAATTACCTGATTTTACACCAGACTGTGATGCTATATACCCAGTCATGATAGAAGAACTTATTAATTATTTACATAAAAGAAATGATTATTATGAAAGCGAAATTTTCTACCGTAATAACTCGGTTTTTGGATTGCGTCTTAGTAAAAACTAG
- a CDS encoding glycosyltransferase family 4 protein has protein sequence MKLKIAIVVHGRFHAFDLARELINQGHDVTLYTNYPKRIVEKFGISQKCVMSFLLHGLLSRVIYKVHNAIGTPDFEACIHSNFSRWAAHKIVQRDYDVVHVFSGVAEEIFQALSHKRVLKTLVRGSAHIRTQFNLLSEEEKRVGTKINKPSNWMIDREEREYQLADIIICLSTFAKQSFLEQNVEADKLKVLPLGAQLEKFRPSEQVIEARYQRILSGKCLNVLMVSNFSFQKGIYDLVNIACNTNYFISLKFIGFITNEAINFKKNISNSIQFISKQAQFDLPMFYADADVFIFPTIQDGYAMVLAQAQASGLPILTTTNCSSLDIIVEGQTGWVLPIRSPERFIERLKWCHEHRQELAQMVRSIYDGFKPRDWTEVAADFASIHTNLLGHSRK, from the coding sequence ATGAAACTTAAAATTGCGATTGTTGTTCATGGACGCTTCCATGCTTTTGACTTAGCACGAGAACTAATCAACCAAGGTCATGATGTTACTTTGTATACTAACTATCCTAAAAGGATTGTAGAAAAATTCGGCATATCTCAAAAATGTGTTATGAGCTTTTTATTACATGGTCTTCTAAGCCGTGTTATTTATAAAGTCCATAATGCTATAGGTACTCCTGATTTTGAAGCTTGTATCCATTCCAACTTCTCTAGATGGGCTGCTCACAAGATTGTGCAACGTGACTACGATGTAGTCCATGTCTTTAGTGGAGTTGCAGAGGAAATTTTTCAAGCTTTGTCTCATAAACGTGTCTTAAAAACTCTTGTGAGAGGTTCTGCTCATATACGTACTCAATTCAATCTTTTATCTGAGGAAGAAAAACGAGTAGGTACAAAGATTAATAAACCTAGTAATTGGATGATTGATAGGGAAGAAAGAGAGTATCAACTAGCTGATATAATTATATGTCTTTCGACTTTTGCTAAACAATCTTTTCTTGAGCAGAATGTAGAAGCAGATAAACTTAAAGTTTTACCTTTAGGTGCTCAATTAGAAAAATTTCGTCCTAGTGAGCAAGTTATAGAAGCTCGATATCAAAGAATTCTTTCCGGAAAATGTCTTAATGTTTTGATGGTTAGTAATTTTTCTTTTCAAAAGGGTATTTACGATCTTGTTAATATAGCTTGCAACACAAATTATTTTATTTCATTAAAATTTATAGGTTTTATTACTAATGAAGCAATAAATTTTAAAAAAAATATTAGTAATTCTATTCAATTTATTTCTAAACAGGCTCAGTTTGATTTACCTATGTTTTATGCAGATGCAGACGTTTTTATATTTCCTACTATTCAAGATGGTTATGCTATGGTTCTCGCTCAAGCTCAAGCTTCTGGGTTACCAATTTTAACTACTACAAATTGTTCTAGTTTAGACATAATTGTAGAAGGTCAAACAGGCTGGGTGCTTCCAATCCGAAGTCCTGAAAGATTTATCGAAAGACTAAAATGGTGTCATGAACATCGACAAGAACTGGCACAAATGGTAAGGAGCATTTATGATGGCTTCAAACCAAGAGACTGGACAGAGGTAGCAGCAGACTTTGCTTCTATCCACACTAATTTGTTAGGACACAGCAGAAAGTAA